A window of the Lactuca sativa cultivar Salinas chromosome 7, Lsat_Salinas_v11, whole genome shotgun sequence genome harbors these coding sequences:
- the LOC111894955 gene encoding uncharacterized protein LOC111894955, translating into MVIPPPVKAQRITNYLKPYLLKMHFSNKYVSAQVIHTPTATVASAASSQEKALREAWNKCQQSTRDVAAAAKIGKLLGERLLLNDIPAVSVVYKKEQRYHGKVRAVIDSLREAGVKLL; encoded by the coding sequence ATGGTGATTCCTCCACCAGTGAAGGCTCAAAGAATCACAAATTATCTAAAACCGTATCTATTAAAGATGCACTTTTCAAACAAGTATGTAAGTGCACAGGTGATTCATACACCAACTGCCACTGTGGCATCAGCTGCCAGCTCACAGGAGAAGGCGCTCCGGGAAGCTTGGAACAAATGCCAGCAAAGCACCAGAGACGTGGCGGCTGCCGCCAAGATAGGGAAGCTTTTAGGTGAGAGGTTGCTGCTTAATGATATTCCGGCGGTTTCAGTGGTGTACAAAAAGGAGCAAAGGTATCATGGGAAGGTTAGAGCTGTCATTGATTCTTTAAGGGAAGCAGGTGTCAAATTGCtataa